The following are encoded together in the Paludisphaera mucosa genome:
- the trpB gene encoding tryptophan synthase subunit beta has translation MPHPAPPESPAPQALRQTPDALGRFGAFGGRFVPETLMDALNQLSEAYEEAKADPEFRRELEAYWKDYVGRPSPLYRADRLTKFSGGADIYLKREDLNHTGAHKINNAIGQVMIARRMGKQRVIAETGAGQHGVATATACALFGISCTVYMGEEDIRRQKLNVFNMRTMGATVVPVSSGSKTLRDATNEAFRDWMGSSKETHYTIGSVVGPHPFPMIVRDFQSVIGREARAQILEKIDRLPDAVVACVGGGSNAAGIFHPFIEDAGVELIGAEAGGRGGKSGDHASSLTQGKPGVLHGSFSYVLQDDDGQTQDVHSISAGLDYPGVGPEHAYWKDAGRVRYESVTDAEALAAYGESARQEGILPALESSHAIAQAFKEARRLGPGKVLIACLSGRGDKDAYEVARLRGEPIQ, from the coding sequence ATGCCTCACCCCGCCCCGCCCGAGTCGCCCGCGCCGCAGGCCCTCCGCCAGACTCCCGACGCCCTGGGCCGATTCGGCGCCTTCGGCGGGCGGTTCGTGCCCGAGACGCTGATGGACGCCCTGAATCAGCTCTCCGAGGCTTACGAGGAGGCCAAGGCCGATCCCGAATTCCGCCGCGAGCTGGAGGCCTACTGGAAGGACTACGTCGGCCGGCCCTCGCCGCTGTACCGCGCCGATCGGCTGACGAAGTTCTCGGGCGGGGCCGACATCTACCTCAAGCGCGAGGACCTGAACCACACCGGCGCTCACAAGATCAACAACGCCATCGGCCAGGTGATGATCGCCCGGCGGATGGGCAAGCAGCGGGTGATCGCCGAGACCGGAGCGGGCCAGCACGGCGTCGCCACGGCCACCGCGTGCGCCCTGTTCGGGATCTCGTGCACGGTCTATATGGGCGAGGAGGACATCCGCCGCCAGAAGCTCAACGTCTTCAACATGCGGACGATGGGCGCGACGGTCGTCCCCGTCTCCAGCGGCTCGAAGACCCTCCGCGACGCCACCAACGAGGCCTTCCGCGACTGGATGGGCTCGTCGAAGGAGACGCACTACACGATCGGCAGCGTCGTCGGCCCCCACCCCTTCCCGATGATCGTCCGCGACTTCCAGTCGGTCATCGGCCGCGAGGCCCGCGCCCAGATCCTGGAGAAGATCGACCGCCTGCCCGACGCCGTCGTCGCCTGCGTGGGCGGCGGCTCGAACGCCGCGGGGATCTTCCACCCGTTCATCGAGGATGCGGGCGTCGAGTTGATCGGGGCCGAGGCCGGCGGCCGGGGCGGCAAGTCCGGCGACCACGCGTCGAGCCTGACCCAGGGGAAGCCGGGCGTGCTCCACGGCAGCTTCAGCTACGTGTTGCAGGACGACGACGGCCAGACCCAGGACGTGCACTCGATCTCCGCCGGCCTCGACTACCCCGGCGTCGGCCCCGAGCACGCCTACTGGAAGGACGCCGGCCGCGTCCGCTACGAGAGCGTCACCGACGCCGAGGCGCTGGCCGCCTACGGCGAGTCGGCCCGTCAGGAGGGCATCCTGCCCGCCCTCGAATCGAGCCACGCCATCGCCCAGGCGTTCAAGGAGGCCCGGCGGCTGGGCCCCGGCAAGGTGCTGATCGCCTGCCTCTCCGGCCGCGGCGACAAGGACGCCTACGAGGTCGCCCGGCTGCGGGGCGAGCCGATCCAGTGA
- a CDS encoding DUF1559 domain-containing protein gives MRPFSGFRRRRALTLIEVLVVLTVLAALIAFLVPRVMQAREAARRAQCISNLKQLALAMQNYHSTWDAYPPGYVSAVDRPRVGDPGAGLEWGPGWAWGTTILPFLETRAVYAAVNFELSVDAAESRTARSTHLTIFLCPSEPPLGPASFHVPNPVPGLPTDLAASQYVACGGTAHGRGDDDGVFARNVCRRMTDVIDGTSNTIFLGERARALADAAWSGVVPDGKVPGVRHCTAPSWPGPSCGRIDAMALGYAGPPPAAGSPAFGVNSNRADHSAFRGVHPGGANFAFGDGSVRFLFDTINPTIYSAMATYADPRRHAGESGSY, from the coding sequence ATGCGTCCGTTCTCAGGGTTTCGCAGGCGGCGTGCGCTCACGTTGATCGAGGTCCTGGTCGTCCTCACCGTCCTCGCCGCGCTGATCGCGTTCCTGGTGCCGCGCGTCATGCAGGCGCGAGAGGCCGCCCGCCGAGCGCAGTGCATCAGCAACCTCAAGCAGCTCGCGCTGGCGATGCAGAATTACCATTCCACATGGGACGCATACCCGCCAGGCTACGTGAGCGCGGTGGATCGGCCAAGGGTCGGCGACCCGGGCGCCGGTCTCGAGTGGGGACCGGGCTGGGCCTGGGGCACGACGATCTTGCCGTTCCTCGAGACGCGAGCCGTGTACGCCGCCGTCAATTTCGAGTTGTCCGTCGACGCCGCCGAGTCGAGGACGGCCCGTTCGACGCACCTCACCATCTTCCTCTGCCCTAGCGAGCCGCCGCTCGGCCCGGCCTCGTTCCACGTCCCGAATCCGGTCCCGGGCTTGCCGACGGACCTGGCGGCCTCGCAGTACGTGGCGTGCGGAGGGACGGCCCACGGGAGGGGTGACGACGACGGAGTCTTCGCCCGCAACGTCTGCCGCCGCATGACCGACGTCATCGACGGGACGTCGAACACGATCTTCCTGGGCGAACGGGCCCGAGCCCTCGCCGACGCCGCCTGGTCGGGCGTCGTCCCGGACGGGAAGGTCCCGGGCGTGAGGCATTGCACCGCGCCTTCCTGGCCCGGCCCGTCGTGCGGCCGGATCGATGCGATGGCGCTCGGCTACGCCGGCCCGCCCCCGGCCGCGGGCTCCCCGGCGTTCGGCGTCAACTCGAACCGCGCCGACCATTCGGCCTTCCGGGGCGTCCACCCCGGCGGAGCCAACTTCGCGTTCGGCGACGGATCGGTCCGGTTCCTCTTCGACACGATCAATCCGACGATCTACAGCGCGATGGCGACGTACGCCGACCCGAGGCGCCACGCCGGCGAGTCGGGGTCTTATTGA
- a CDS encoding DUF1559 domain-containing protein, whose translation MRDEASSRRRGFTLIELLVVIAIIAVLIALLLPAVQSAREAARRAQCVNNLKQLGLAAHNYLSQQNCFPPLVQNMSNAETLIGQSDPWVIDWTASLLPNMEQTPLYNALNFMMGVNDGQITTLGGASNSTVLATKVGNLMCPSEDSNSPTNAWGWKNYVANIGGPPVSMTWSGALVPMRSDGAGTTTTGYVNGNCGTFGLQAMTDGSSNTALFCETLIGTGPVGNAVTISTARRKPTYLFTVGQSSVVDQGPTNPQAAMQFISACRALPGTTPGFGNLAPANGNFWISGNANAALMWDSYNHWQAPNAQGCDNGADGNTGAWGSYSDAMPPSSNHSGGVNAAFCDGSVKFIKNTVDLPTWWAIGTRNGGEVVSSDAF comes from the coding sequence ATGCGAGATGAAGCGTCTTCGCGGCGTCGCGGCTTCACGTTGATCGAGCTATTGGTGGTCATCGCCATCATCGCGGTTTTGATCGCACTCTTACTTCCCGCCGTGCAGTCGGCGCGCGAGGCGGCCCGTCGCGCCCAGTGCGTCAACAACCTGAAGCAGCTCGGGCTGGCGGCCCACAACTACCTGTCGCAGCAGAACTGCTTCCCGCCGCTGGTGCAGAACATGTCCAACGCCGAGACCCTGATCGGCCAGTCCGACCCCTGGGTCATCGACTGGACCGCGTCGCTCCTCCCCAACATGGAGCAGACGCCGCTCTACAACGCGCTCAACTTCATGATGGGCGTCAACGACGGCCAGATCACGACGCTGGGCGGGGCGAGCAACTCGACGGTGCTGGCCACCAAGGTCGGCAACCTGATGTGCCCGTCGGAGGATTCGAATTCGCCGACGAACGCCTGGGGCTGGAAGAACTACGTCGCGAACATCGGCGGCCCGCCCGTCTCGATGACCTGGTCCGGGGCGCTCGTCCCGATGCGGTCCGACGGCGCGGGGACGACCACCACGGGCTACGTCAACGGCAATTGCGGGACCTTCGGCCTGCAGGCCATGACCGACGGCTCCTCGAACACCGCGCTGTTCTGCGAGACCCTGATCGGCACCGGGCCGGTGGGCAACGCCGTGACGATCTCGACCGCGCGGCGGAAGCCGACGTACCTCTTCACCGTCGGCCAGTCGAGCGTCGTCGACCAGGGGCCGACGAACCCCCAGGCGGCGATGCAGTTCATCTCGGCCTGCCGCGCCCTGCCGGGGACGACCCCCGGGTTCGGCAACCTGGCGCCGGCCAACGGCAACTTCTGGATCTCGGGCAACGCCAACGCCGCGCTCATGTGGGACTCGTACAACCACTGGCAGGCCCCCAACGCCCAGGGCTGCGACAACGGCGCCGACGGCAACACGGGCGCGTGGGGCTCGTACTCCGACGCCATGCCCCCCAGCAGCAACCACTCCGGGGGCGTCAACGCCGCCTTCTGCGACGGCTCGGTGAAGTTCATCAAGAACACCGTGGACCTGCCGACCTGGTGGGCGATCGGCACGCGGAACGGCGGCGAGGTCGTCAGCTCCGACGCCTTCTGA
- a CDS encoding DUF2961 domain-containing protein, whose product MGASRRAAGWAWVLGLGLIASETARAEEPPVIPVGADAYLRWDQWPLQRIGARAYMRSTYDRRGGNEGADASHFLYQERDDFNVTLDVEGRGVLYFARFNHWHGSPWTFEVDAAPHVVRETSTADPDHPAPGSVFLPETAFPKPLAWTWSDTKGADLSWLPIAFDRSFRMAYGRTHYGTGYYIYHLYPRGARLSRPLTPWDGVSPPEPAVLALIDRAGTDLTAGREGLSEDRGVAVVRGGATTALATLTTGPTTIRAVAFSVPKASALAFGRARLRVTWDGRDAPSIDAPVALFFGAGTFYNREGKEHLVKAFPMNVRFDADRVHLACHFPMPCFASARFELVGEAGTDPIDVRWTIRREPYAGPANHVGYFHASYVDHPKPTAGEDLTLLDTTKAEGGGDWSGSFVGTSFIFSHDADLTTLEGDPRFYFDDSQTPQAQGTGTEEWGGGGDYWGGRNMTLPFAGHPAGARDVKTALTAEDRIESAYRFLLADLMPFGRNARITLEHGGADESTQHYETVAYWYGLPSPSLAPTDALDVGDEASEKAHDYRSPDASPPVEIVSRYERGVDHVKDREIFPAIAKRGRTTRGTSEFTLKLDRANLGVLLRRTLDYAYPDQRAEVDVADVAADGSPGPWRNAGVWFLAGSNTCYYSNPKPELGAPAPVVQVSNRRFRDDEFLIPRDLTEGRTAVRIRVRFVPVARPLLPGRPAPDLAWSEIRYAAYSVVMPAFTPPPAR is encoded by the coding sequence ATGGGCGCATCGAGACGCGCGGCGGGGTGGGCGTGGGTGCTGGGGCTCGGCCTGATCGCGTCCGAGACGGCCCGCGCGGAGGAACCGCCGGTGATCCCGGTCGGGGCCGACGCCTACCTGCGCTGGGACCAGTGGCCGCTCCAGCGCATCGGCGCCAGGGCGTACATGCGCAGCACGTACGACCGCCGCGGGGGGAACGAGGGCGCGGACGCCTCGCATTTCCTCTACCAGGAACGCGACGACTTCAACGTGACGCTCGACGTCGAGGGCCGGGGCGTCCTGTACTTCGCCCGGTTCAACCACTGGCACGGCAGCCCCTGGACCTTCGAGGTCGACGCCGCACCGCACGTCGTCCGCGAGACCAGCACGGCCGACCCGGACCATCCCGCGCCGGGGTCGGTCTTCCTGCCCGAGACGGCGTTTCCGAAGCCGCTCGCCTGGACCTGGTCGGACACCAAGGGGGCGGACCTCTCGTGGCTACCCATCGCGTTCGACCGCTCGTTCCGCATGGCGTACGGCCGGACGCACTATGGGACGGGCTACTACATCTACCACCTCTACCCCCGCGGCGCGAGGCTCTCGCGACCGCTCACGCCCTGGGACGGCGTCTCGCCGCCGGAACCGGCCGTGCTCGCGCTGATCGACCGCGCCGGGACCGACCTGACGGCCGGCCGCGAAGGGCTGAGCGAAGATCGCGGCGTGGCCGTCGTCCGCGGCGGCGCAACCACCGCGTTGGCGACGCTGACGACGGGCCCGACGACGATCCGCGCCGTCGCGTTCTCGGTCCCGAAGGCGTCCGCCCTGGCTTTCGGTCGCGCCCGCCTGCGGGTGACGTGGGACGGCCGCGACGCGCCCTCGATCGACGCCCCCGTCGCCCTCTTCTTCGGGGCCGGGACGTTCTACAACCGCGAGGGGAAGGAGCACCTGGTGAAGGCCTTCCCGATGAACGTCCGGTTCGACGCCGACCGTGTGCACCTCGCCTGCCACTTCCCGATGCCTTGTTTCGCCTCGGCCCGCTTCGAGCTGGTCGGCGAGGCCGGCACCGATCCGATCGACGTCCGATGGACGATCCGCCGCGAGCCCTACGCCGGCCCGGCGAACCACGTCGGCTATTTCCACGCCTCGTACGTCGACCACCCGAAGCCGACGGCCGGGGAGGATCTCACCCTGCTGGACACGACGAAGGCCGAGGGGGGCGGCGACTGGTCGGGTTCGTTCGTGGGGACCTCGTTCATCTTCTCGCACGACGCCGACCTGACGACGCTGGAGGGGGATCCGCGGTTCTATTTCGACGACTCGCAGACCCCGCAGGCCCAGGGGACCGGGACCGAGGAGTGGGGCGGCGGCGGCGACTACTGGGGGGGCCGCAACATGACCCTGCCGTTCGCCGGCCACCCCGCCGGCGCCAGGGACGTCAAGACCGCCCTCACGGCCGAGGACCGCATCGAGTCGGCCTACCGGTTCCTGCTGGCCGACCTCATGCCCTTCGGCCGTAACGCCCGGATCACCCTGGAACACGGCGGCGCGGACGAGTCGACCCAGCACTACGAGACCGTCGCCTACTGGTACGGCCTCCCCTCCCCATCGCTCGCGCCGACCGACGCGCTCGACGTCGGCGACGAGGCGAGCGAGAAGGCCCACGACTACCGCTCGCCCGACGCCTCGCCGCCCGTCGAGATCGTCTCGCGCTATGAGCGCGGAGTCGACCACGTGAAGGATCGCGAGATCTTCCCCGCGATCGCCAAACGCGGGCGGACGACGAGGGGGACGTCGGAGTTCACCCTCAAGCTCGACCGGGCCAACCTCGGCGTCCTGCTCCGCCGCACGCTCGACTACGCCTACCCCGACCAGCGCGCCGAGGTCGACGTCGCCGACGTGGCGGCCGACGGCTCGCCCGGCCCCTGGCGAAACGCCGGCGTCTGGTTCCTGGCCGGCTCCAACACCTGCTACTACTCGAATCCGAAGCCCGAGCTGGGCGCCCCCGCGCCGGTCGTGCAGGTCTCCAACCGCCGCTTCCGCGACGACGAGTTCCTCATCCCCCGCGACCTGACCGAAGGCCGGACCGCCGTCCGCATCCGCGTGCGATTCGTCCCGGTCGCCCGCCCCCTGCTCCCGGGCCG
- the trpA gene encoding tryptophan synthase subunit alpha has product MNRIDALFTRLKAENRRALMPFLTAGDPDLATTAVLIPELVRRGANLLEIGIPYSDPVADGPVIAASYHRALVHGVRVGHIFQTLRTLRAEGDEAVRDTPLISMVSYSIVNRMGVDRYLNDAATAGLDGLIVPDLPVEESARLQEKATRRDLKLIQLITPTTPRARAVEIARLTTGFIYYVSVAGITGERKALPKDLKDNVAWLRTQTDLPICIGFGISSPEQVHELASVADGLIVGSALVRRLADAANRPRADLVKEVGDFIGSLAEALGGVEGSQAAGSAARPAQ; this is encoded by the coding sequence ATGAACCGCATCGACGCCCTCTTCACCCGCCTCAAGGCCGAAAACCGGCGCGCCCTCATGCCGTTCCTCACCGCCGGCGACCCCGACCTGGCGACGACGGCCGTCCTGATCCCCGAGCTGGTGCGTCGCGGCGCGAACCTGCTGGAGATCGGGATCCCCTACTCCGACCCCGTCGCCGACGGCCCCGTGATCGCCGCCAGCTACCACCGCGCGCTCGTCCACGGCGTCCGGGTCGGGCACATCTTCCAGACCCTGCGCACCCTCCGCGCCGAGGGGGACGAGGCCGTCCGCGACACGCCCTTGATCTCGATGGTCTCGTACTCGATCGTCAACCGGATGGGCGTCGACCGCTACCTGAACGACGCCGCCACCGCCGGGCTCGACGGCCTGATCGTCCCCGACCTGCCGGTCGAGGAGTCGGCCCGGCTCCAGGAGAAGGCGACCCGCCGCGACCTCAAGCTGATCCAGCTCATCACCCCGACCACCCCGAGGGCGCGGGCCGTCGAGATCGCCCGGCTCACCACCGGCTTCATCTATTACGTCTCCGTCGCCGGCATCACCGGCGAGCGCAAGGCCCTGCCGAAGGACCTCAAGGACAACGTCGCCTGGCTGCGGACCCAGACCGACCTGCCCATCTGCATCGGCTTCGGCATCAGCTCGCCCGAGCAGGTGCACGAGCTGGCCTCGGTCGCCGACGGCCTGATCGTCGGCTCCGCCCTCGTCCGCCGCCTCGCCGACGCCGCCAACCGCCCCCGCGCCGACCTCGTGAAGGAAGTCGGCGACTTCATCGGCTCGCTGGCCGAGGCCCTGGGGGGCGTCGAAGGTTCGCAGGCCGCCGGTTCAGCCGCCCGGCCGGCTCAATAA